One window of Acidobacteriota bacterium genomic DNA carries:
- the pgsA gene encoding CDP-diacylglycerol--glycerol-3-phosphate 3-phosphatidyltransferase, with protein MNLPNYLTLARILVVPLLVVVLLTSLSDKWFGISGYAFAIVLFLLASFTDILDGHLARRRNQVSNLGKLLDPIADKLLVSAALIVLVEKHLAPAWAVVVILGREFIITGLRSVAATDGIVIQAQLSGKIKMWAQCVAIVALLVAGANGNPPVSNFGWSLPTVLFWQVAEVQVAFSNLLRFSLTSNDWKVFGYLVGRGALWVSVGLAVWSLYDYFRFFMRESNRRRQDLAERAAENERS; from the coding sequence GTGAATTTACCGAATTATCTGACATTGGCGCGTATCCTCGTCGTTCCGCTTCTGGTCGTCGTGCTGCTCACGTCGTTGTCGGATAAGTGGTTTGGAATCAGCGGTTACGCGTTTGCGATCGTCCTCTTTCTGCTCGCTTCGTTCACCGATATTCTCGACGGGCATCTCGCACGGCGCCGAAATCAGGTTTCGAATCTCGGAAAACTGCTCGATCCGATCGCCGACAAACTCCTTGTTTCGGCCGCGCTCATCGTCTTGGTCGAAAAACATCTCGCGCCGGCGTGGGCGGTCGTCGTCATCCTCGGCCGCGAATTCATCATCACCGGATTGCGCTCGGTCGCGGCAACCGACGGGATCGTGATTCAGGCACAGTTGAGCGGCAAGATCAAAATGTGGGCTCAATGCGTTGCTATCGTGGCCCTTCTCGTTGCCGGCGCAAACGGCAATCCGCCGGTCTCGAACTTCGGCTGGAGTTTGCCGACGGTCCTGTTTTGGCAGGTCGCCGAGGTTCAGGTCGCATTCTCCAATCTTCTCAGGTTTTCTCTGACGTCCAACGACTGGAAGGTCTTCGGCTACCTTGTCGGACGCGGCGCGCTCTGGGTTTCGGTCGGGCTCGCCGTCTGGTCGTTGTACGACTATTTCCGGTTCTTTATGCGGGAATCCAACCGCCGCCGGCAAGACCTCGCGGAACGCGCGGCCGAAAACGAAAGAAGCTGA
- a CDS encoding DUF1501 domain-containing protein, producing MKQNRRDFLIKSGCALSMTALASQMRHFGMMSALAQEAKDAQDGAVPSDYRALVFIQLSGGNDGNNTVIPNHNDASISNYNAYFTARNTQGLALAQATLLPISVPRLGGLTYGLHPALGPQTPATNIVNNGIHELWASNKMAIVVNNGTLVAPMTKTQYQNGSIQKPFQLFSHSDQVSQYQGGRSDTASFTGWGGRISDLRTAPDNPGGLVPMITSISGAQLFTSGQTTLPLAIANAGTSLANVLNPQGYNTTAASQARLLAFNQLRTQDLSSEIVAAASGITNSAMQANAVFQVSQEVTVPFPTTSIGQQLKQVARVIKKRTDLSVNRQIFYCQLGGFDTHNAQLANQNNLLVQLSQAMRSFYEEMVVQGIGDKVTQFTMADFCRTLNPAGSGAIVGSDHAWGNHHFVVGGGIVGADFYGGTRPDGSGNYYPTLTFNGPDDADSGTGARGRWIPTTSVEQYAATLARWYGLPDANMNAVFPKLTNFPTSNLGFMGPA from the coding sequence ATGAAACAGAACAGAAGAGACTTTTTGATCAAATCGGGTTGCGCCTTGAGTATGACTGCACTGGCATCGCAGATGCGTCACTTCGGAATGATGAGCGCGCTCGCTCAGGAAGCCAAAGACGCCCAAGACGGTGCCGTTCCAAGCGATTACCGGGCACTCGTGTTCATCCAACTCTCGGGCGGAAACGATGGCAACAATACGGTCATCCCGAATCATAACGACGCCTCGATCAGCAATTACAATGCTTATTTCACTGCGCGGAACACACAGGGACTGGCGTTGGCGCAAGCCACGCTTTTACCGATATCGGTTCCGCGTTTGGGAGGCTTGACCTATGGACTGCATCCGGCACTCGGACCGCAGACCCCGGCGACCAACATCGTCAACAATGGGATCCACGAACTTTGGGCATCGAACAAGATGGCGATCGTCGTCAATAACGGGACGCTGGTCGCGCCGATGACAAAGACACAATACCAGAACGGCTCGATCCAAAAGCCGTTTCAATTGTTCTCGCATTCGGACCAGGTCTCGCAATATCAGGGCGGCCGTAGCGACACGGCTTCGTTCACCGGTTGGGGCGGTCGGATTTCCGATCTGCGCACGGCTCCCGATAACCCGGGCGGATTGGTTCCGATGATCACTTCGATCTCCGGTGCGCAGCTTTTCACATCCGGGCAAACGACGCTTCCGCTCGCGATCGCGAACGCCGGGACTTCGCTGGCGAACGTCCTGAACCCGCAAGGATACAATACGACGGCCGCTTCGCAGGCGAGACTTCTGGCGTTCAACCAGCTTCGGACTCAAGATCTCAGCTCCGAAATCGTTGCCGCCGCCAGCGGAATTACCAATTCGGCGATGCAGGCGAACGCCGTTTTTCAGGTTTCCCAGGAAGTTACGGTCCCGTTTCCGACGACATCGATCGGCCAGCAGCTGAAGCAGGTCGCGCGGGTCATCAAGAAACGGACCGATCTCAGCGTCAATCGCCAGATCTTCTACTGCCAGCTCGGCGGTTTCGACACGCACAATGCCCAGTTGGCGAATCAGAACAATCTGCTTGTTCAACTCAGTCAGGCGATGCGTTCGTTTTATGAGGAGATGGTTGTCCAGGGAATCGGCGACAAGGTCACGCAGTTCACGATGGCGGACTTCTGCCGAACGCTCAATCCGGCCGGCTCCGGCGCGATCGTCGGCAGCGACCACGCTTGGGGAAATCACCACTTCGTTGTCGGCGGCGGCATTGTTGGAGCTGACTTCTATGGCGGCACGCGACCGGACGGCTCCGGCAATTACTATCCGACACTGACGTTCAACGGCCCGGACGACGCCGACAGCGGAACCGGAGCTCGGGGACGCTGGATCCCGACCACTTCGGTCGAACAGTACGCGGCGACGCTTGCCCGTTGGTACGGATTGCCGGACGCGAATATGAATGCAGTGTTTCCGAAATTGACAAACTTCCCGACGTCCAATCTCGGGTTTATGGGACCAGCGTAG
- a CDS encoding DUF1800 family protein, giving the protein MTSERMRLWSRILGASFVIFTVLFPVFGQDDTDPNSPTPILISEEGSTRALATTPAKIGRTNLAKIESQAFRPESKVVLYVTNIELMKGEGANAFRVYAESADGRTYRYPVTDIKPSDLYPGVFALTFELKDQYGFWEPPTYGDVLLSVTWRGLVSNRVKLGYGSMGGNLPEDELAKPTPLDDYVFKTPETPTSDYVGARAPGDRVRFMEQATFGPTQALDSWLKRFGIKTWLNNQFEMPYPSAANPYPNLPLKPINAPADCDGEQTTVPDVPVTCARDTYTMYPIQAWFYKEAFYGEPQLRHRVNWALSQIWVISGFNGDTQQASHMIAYHQLLNKNAFGNWRTLMTDMTLNPGMGNYLDMMRSTRTSPNENYPREVLQLFNIGLFMLNQDGTVQTDGQGIPIPTYDQNTVNNFTKVFTGWRDCRAADFNASCPNALAGTVDYKDPMTLATANHDLTAKTLLTYPGSTTTNILACSGCTTAAQIGPYANNSLNQALDNIYNHPNVAPFVSKLLIQQLVTSDPTPAYVGRVAAVFNANRSSQTQLREVIRAILLDPEARGDVKTDPRYGKLREPVQLLTNVLRNFNVASADLATQSDGNVNRFVSGLGQDAFRSTTVFNYYSPDYVVPGTTLLAPEFNIYTTSTSIGRANLFNLFAFSQVNISNPDTPTGTRANFTDLAALAAADTTSNRLLDHLNTRMMHGTMSAQMKSTIQTAVNAVASSSPLTRAQTAVYLIATSSQFQVQR; this is encoded by the coding sequence ATGACAAGCGAGCGTATGCGCCTTTGGTCAAGAATTCTGGGGGCAAGTTTCGTTATTTTCACGGTTCTCTTCCCGGTTTTCGGGCAGGACGACACGGATCCGAATTCACCGACGCCGATTCTGATCAGCGAGGAAGGTTCAACAAGGGCTTTGGCGACAACGCCGGCGAAGATCGGACGGACCAACCTGGCGAAGATCGAATCGCAGGCGTTTCGGCCGGAATCGAAGGTAGTCCTTTACGTGACGAATATCGAACTGATGAAGGGCGAAGGGGCGAACGCGTTTCGGGTTTACGCCGAAAGCGCGGACGGTCGGACCTATCGCTATCCGGTAACCGACATCAAACCGTCGGATCTTTATCCAGGAGTGTTCGCTCTGACGTTCGAACTCAAGGATCAATACGGATTCTGGGAACCTCCAACCTACGGCGACGTCTTGCTTTCGGTTACCTGGCGCGGTCTTGTAAGCAATCGCGTCAAATTAGGTTACGGAAGCATGGGCGGGAATTTGCCCGAAGACGAATTGGCCAAGCCGACGCCTCTTGATGATTACGTTTTCAAGACACCGGAAACGCCAACCTCCGATTATGTCGGAGCTCGTGCTCCGGGCGACCGCGTTCGCTTTATGGAGCAGGCGACATTCGGGCCGACCCAGGCGCTCGATAGTTGGCTCAAACGATTCGGTATCAAGACCTGGCTCAACAATCAGTTTGAAATGCCTTATCCGTCGGCCGCGAACCCGTATCCGAATCTTCCGCTGAAACCGATCAACGCACCGGCGGATTGCGACGGCGAGCAAACCACGGTTCCCGATGTTCCGGTCACGTGCGCCCGCGACACATATACGATGTATCCGATCCAGGCGTGGTTTTACAAAGAAGCGTTTTATGGAGAACCGCAGCTTCGGCATCGCGTCAATTGGGCGCTAAGCCAGATTTGGGTGATTTCCGGATTCAACGGCGACACGCAGCAGGCGAGCCATATGATCGCTTACCATCAACTGCTGAACAAAAACGCATTCGGCAACTGGCGAACTCTGATGACGGATATGACGCTCAACCCCGGAATGGGCAACTATCTCGATATGATGCGTTCGACGCGAACAAGCCCGAACGAGAATTACCCGCGTGAGGTTCTGCAGCTCTTCAACATCGGGCTGTTTATGCTCAACCAGGATGGCACGGTCCAAACTGACGGCCAGGGAATTCCGATTCCGACGTACGACCAAAACACCGTCAACAATTTTACCAAGGTCTTTACCGGTTGGCGTGATTGCCGTGCGGCCGACTTCAATGCGAGTTGCCCGAACGCGCTCGCCGGCACCGTCGATTATAAGGATCCGATGACGCTCGCCACGGCGAACCACGATCTGACGGCAAAAACGCTCCTGACCTATCCGGGTTCGACGACCACCAACATCTTGGCCTGTTCGGGGTGTACGACCGCGGCTCAGATCGGCCCCTATGCGAATAACTCGCTGAATCAGGCGCTCGACAACATCTACAATCATCCGAATGTTGCACCGTTCGTCAGCAAATTGCTTATTCAGCAACTCGTGACAAGCGATCCGACTCCGGCATATGTCGGACGCGTGGCGGCAGTTTTCAACGCCAACCGTTCCAGCCAGACGCAGTTGAGGGAGGTCATCAGGGCGATCCTTCTCGATCCGGAGGCGCGCGGCGACGTCAAGACCGATCCGCGCTACGGCAAACTTCGTGAACCGGTCCAGTTGTTGACGAACGTCCTGCGCAATTTCAATGTTGCTTCGGCCGATCTTGCGACCCAGAGCGATGGCAACGTCAACCGCTTCGTCTCCGGTCTCGGACAGGACGCTTTCCGCTCGACGACCGTCTTCAACTATTATTCGCCCGATTATGTCGTTCCCGGGACGACTCTGCTCGCGCCGGAATTCAACATTTATACGACGAGTACATCGATCGGACGTGCGAATCTATTCAATCTGTTTGCGTTCAGTCAGGTCAATATCTCGAATCCTGACACACCAACGGGCACGAGAGCGAACTTTACCGATCTCGCCGCGCTCGCCGCGGCGGATACGACGAGCAACCGACTGCTCGATCATCTGAACACTCGGATGATGCACGGCACGATGTCGGCGCAGATGAAATCCACGATTCAGACGGCTGTCAACGCGGTCGCATCGTCGAGTCCGTTGACGCGTGCGCAAACGGCGGTTTATTTGATCGCGACATCGTCGCAGTTCCAAGTGCAGAGATAG
- a CDS encoding Fe-S cluster assembly protein HesB — translation MVERINLEMPSDFNFRTAVFSHGWYDLAPFRLDAENWKLSGVFRDVDKDPVQATIFVEDDKLVIDAEAELVDPSRLIRDVRHIFRLDEELDEFYRLTNRQKRLKWVSEMNAGRLLRSPTVFEDLVKTICTTNCSWALTKSMVSNLVEKLGEASSTGQKAFPTADAMAAASSDFYRDEIRAGYRSPYFAELAKKVADGSLDPESWLDSELPTPELKKAMKTVKGVGDYAAENLLKLVGRYDGLALDSWLRSQFYKKHNNGDVCDDKQIALFYEEFGRWRGLAIWCDMTEKWH, via the coding sequence ATGGTCGAACGAATCAATCTTGAGATGCCGTCGGACTTCAATTTCCGAACGGCAGTTTTCAGTCACGGCTGGTACGACCTCGCTCCGTTCCGGCTCGATGCGGAGAACTGGAAGTTGAGCGGTGTTTTCAGGGATGTCGATAAAGATCCGGTTCAGGCGACGATCTTCGTGGAGGATGACAAACTCGTCATCGATGCCGAAGCCGAACTCGTTGATCCTTCGCGCCTGATTCGCGATGTCCGACACATCTTCAGGCTCGACGAAGAGCTTGACGAATTTTATCGGCTGACTAATCGGCAGAAGCGATTGAAATGGGTATCTGAAATGAATGCCGGCCGATTGCTTCGCTCGCCGACGGTTTTCGAGGATCTCGTGAAAACCATCTGCACGACGAACTGTTCCTGGGCGCTGACCAAATCGATGGTCTCGAATCTTGTTGAAAAACTTGGCGAAGCGAGTTCGACCGGTCAGAAGGCGTTTCCGACCGCGGACGCGATGGCCGCCGCTTCGTCCGATTTCTATCGTGACGAAATTCGCGCCGGCTATCGTTCGCCGTATTTTGCCGAGCTTGCGAAGAAGGTCGCCGACGGTTCGCTCGATCCCGAAAGCTGGCTCGATTCCGAATTGCCGACTCCGGAACTGAAAAAAGCGATGAAGACGGTCAAGGGAGTCGGCGATTACGCCGCCGAGAACCTCCTGAAACTCGTCGGTCGTTACGACGGTCTCGCGCTCGATTCGTGGCTGCGGTCCCAGTTCTACAAAAAGCACAACAACGGCGACGTTTGCGACGACAAGCAAATTGCATTATTTTACGAAGAGTTCGGACGCTGGCGCGGACTCGCGATCTGGTGCGATATGACCGAGAAATGGCACTGA